From the Quadrisphaera sp. RL12-1S genome, one window contains:
- a CDS encoding YceD family protein produces MEQLDVRSPYVVDTRELGRRPGLSHPLTRTVPAPADLGTEVIAVAEGSDLQLDLLLESVVEGVLVSGTVHGEATGECVRCLDPVERSVDVRLQELFAYPDKSSAEDEDVLELQGDLLDLEPALRDAVVPSLPFQPVCTVDCPGLCSQCGARLADDPLHGHDDTDPRWAALRQLAASADDTTPTTDERPARPENPRS; encoded by the coding sequence ATGGAACAGCTCGACGTGCGCTCCCCGTACGTCGTCGACACCCGTGAGCTGGGTCGGCGACCCGGGCTCTCGCACCCCCTCACCCGCACCGTCCCGGCGCCGGCGGACCTCGGCACCGAGGTCATCGCCGTGGCCGAGGGCAGCGACCTCCAGCTCGACCTGCTGCTGGAGTCGGTGGTGGAGGGCGTCCTGGTCTCCGGGACCGTGCACGGCGAGGCGACCGGCGAGTGCGTCCGCTGCCTCGACCCGGTCGAGCGCTCGGTCGACGTGCGCCTCCAGGAGCTGTTCGCGTACCCGGACAAGTCCTCCGCCGAGGACGAGGACGTGCTGGAGCTGCAGGGAGACCTGCTCGACCTCGAGCCCGCCCTGCGCGACGCCGTCGTGCCCTCGCTGCCGTTCCAGCCGGTGTGCACCGTCGACTGCCCGGGCCTGTGCTCGCAGTGCGGGGCGCGCCTCGCGGACGACCCGCTGCACGGCCACGACGACACAGACCCCCGCTGGGCGGCGCTGCGACAGCTCGCCGCGTCCGCGGACGACACCACCCCAACGACCGACGAGCGCCCCGCTCGACCGGAGAACCCGAGGAGCTGA
- a CDS encoding thiamine-phosphate kinase, protein MVHRGPDRAPGTVGAAGEAEVLGRLLAALAVPSPPAQLLGPGDDAAVVSAPDARVVATTDLLVEGRDFRTDWSSGADVGAKAAAQNLADLAAMGAVPTGLLLTVGAPPATPVAWLEDLGRGIAVACSRWGTAVVGGDLSGAAQLLVSITALGDLQGRAPVLRSGARPGDVLALAGAVGRSGAGLALLLAGGPQLAQEVAPALLAAHRRPLPPVEAGPAAARAGATAMLDVSDGLGVDGARLAAASGVHLDVDPSWEEQHVVDLLVAARRLARGDDDLDAHVLARSWVRGGGEDHALLATFPPDVAERGLPEPFVRIGEVLPAREGRPAVTAGGDVEVVGGWDVYA, encoded by the coding sequence GTGGTGCACAGGGGACCGGACCGCGCACCCGGAACGGTCGGTGCGGCGGGTGAGGCCGAGGTGCTCGGGCGCCTGCTCGCGGCGCTCGCGGTCCCGAGCCCCCCGGCGCAGCTGCTGGGCCCCGGGGACGACGCCGCCGTGGTCTCCGCCCCGGACGCCCGGGTGGTCGCCACCACCGACCTGCTCGTCGAGGGCCGCGACTTCCGCACCGACTGGTCCTCCGGCGCCGACGTCGGTGCCAAGGCCGCGGCGCAGAACCTCGCCGACCTGGCCGCCATGGGCGCGGTGCCCACCGGGCTGCTGCTGACGGTGGGGGCACCGCCGGCGACCCCGGTGGCGTGGCTGGAGGACCTGGGGCGCGGCATCGCGGTCGCGTGCTCGCGGTGGGGGACGGCGGTGGTCGGAGGCGACCTGTCGGGCGCGGCGCAGCTGCTGGTGTCGATCACGGCGCTCGGTGACCTCCAGGGGCGCGCCCCCGTCCTGCGCAGCGGCGCCCGGCCCGGAGACGTGCTGGCGCTCGCGGGGGCGGTCGGCCGGTCGGGAGCCGGGCTGGCGCTGCTGCTGGCTGGGGGGCCGCAGCTGGCGCAGGAGGTGGCGCCCGCGCTGCTGGCGGCCCACCGCCGCCCGCTGCCGCCCGTCGAGGCGGGCCCGGCGGCCGCGAGGGCCGGTGCGACGGCCATGCTCGACGTCAGCGACGGCCTGGGCGTCGACGGCGCGCGCCTCGCGGCGGCATCGGGCGTCCACCTGGACGTCGACCCGTCGTGGGAGGAGCAGCACGTCGTCGACCTGCTGGTCGCGGCCCGCCGCCTGGCGCGCGGGGACGACGACCTCGATGCCCACGTGCTCGCGCGCAGCTGGGTCCGCGGGGGAGGCGAGGACCACGCCCTCCTGGCCACCTTCCCGCCGGACGTCGCCGAGCGCGGGCTGCCGGAGCCCTTCGTGCGCATCGGCGAGGTGCTGCCCGCGCGCGAGGGGCGGCCCGCGGTCACCGCGGGCGGTGACGTCGAGGTGGTCGGCGGCTGGGACGTCTACGCCTGA
- a CDS encoding ATP-dependent DNA helicase RecG, translated as MSRLSSPLKKELGDKNAQVLEKTHGVTTAGELVLVLPRRYYRRGELTPLAQLVEGEDATVVAEVVRTSTRPLRQRGGMMVEVVVTDGRDELSLAFFGRTNQVGYHQSRLKWGRAAMFSGKVQSYRGRLQLVHPEYELLPGDLDTVMATDAEVLRARADEVIPVYPAFKALPSWKTAKAVATVLDTLTAEDVPDVLPSGVRDLEQVPSKLDALLYLHRPTDLEQPPRGLRHFELEEAYVTQVALARRRAALAVLPATPYPPREGGLLAAFDASLPFDLTAGQQEVGGALAADLSRTSPMNRLLQGEVGSGKTVVALRAMLQVVDAGAQCALLAPTEVLAQQHVRSLTRMLGPLAAHGLLGGAVSDGPQVQVRLLTGSQSTADRRAALLDVASGDAGIVIGTHALLQDAVDFYDLGLVVVDEQHRFGVEQRDALRAKSGVPPHVLVMTATPIPRTVAMTVFGDLEVSTLTELPAGRQGITTAVVPDWRDNYVDRCWQRVREAADAGHQVYVVCPRIGEEGEDDDGEGVLAAPDPGERPTRSGRPRPGGDHASEEGQLFDGPPDEGEGEGRRPPRGLYEVLAELRARPELAGLRLGTLHGRMRPDDKDAAMRAFAAGELDVLVATTVVEVGVDVPGATVMVVVDAERFGLSQLHQLRGRVGRGDQPGLCLLMTGAQEDEAGLGRLKSFAETSDGFAVADLDLASRREGDVLGAAQSGRNNSSLRYLRVLGNEDLITRARRYASDLVAFDPELVDAPRVREALERLEEREAFVERG; from the coding sequence GTGTCCCGGCTGTCGTCGCCGCTGAAGAAGGAGCTGGGTGACAAGAACGCCCAGGTCCTCGAGAAGACCCACGGGGTCACCACCGCGGGCGAGCTCGTCCTCGTGCTCCCGCGCCGCTACTACCGGCGGGGGGAGCTGACACCGCTGGCGCAGCTCGTCGAGGGGGAGGACGCCACCGTCGTCGCCGAGGTGGTGCGCACCAGCACCCGCCCGCTGCGCCAGCGCGGCGGGATGATGGTCGAGGTGGTGGTGACCGACGGCCGCGACGAGCTCTCGCTGGCCTTCTTCGGGCGCACCAACCAGGTCGGCTACCACCAGAGCCGCCTCAAGTGGGGCCGCGCGGCGATGTTCTCCGGCAAGGTGCAGAGCTACCGCGGCCGCCTGCAGCTGGTGCACCCCGAGTACGAGCTGCTCCCCGGTGACCTCGACACCGTCATGGCCACGGACGCCGAGGTGCTCCGCGCCCGCGCCGACGAGGTGATCCCGGTCTACCCCGCCTTCAAGGCGCTCCCGAGCTGGAAGACGGCCAAGGCCGTCGCCACCGTGCTGGACACCCTCACCGCCGAGGACGTGCCCGACGTCCTGCCCTCGGGCGTGCGGGACCTGGAGCAGGTGCCCAGCAAGCTCGACGCCCTCCTCTACCTGCACCGCCCCACCGACCTCGAGCAGCCGCCCCGCGGCCTGCGGCACTTCGAGCTGGAGGAGGCCTACGTCACGCAGGTGGCGCTCGCCAGGCGGCGCGCGGCCCTCGCCGTCCTCCCCGCCACTCCCTACCCGCCGCGCGAGGGGGGCCTGCTGGCCGCCTTCGACGCCTCCCTGCCCTTCGACCTCACGGCCGGGCAGCAGGAGGTGGGCGGTGCCCTGGCGGCCGACCTGTCCCGCACCTCCCCGATGAACCGGCTGCTGCAGGGCGAGGTCGGCTCCGGCAAGACGGTGGTGGCCCTGCGGGCCATGCTGCAGGTGGTCGACGCGGGCGCCCAGTGCGCGCTGCTCGCCCCCACGGAGGTGCTCGCCCAGCAGCACGTGCGGTCCCTGACCCGGATGCTCGGGCCGCTGGCCGCTCACGGCCTGCTGGGAGGAGCTGTGAGCGACGGCCCGCAGGTGCAGGTGCGCCTGCTCACCGGCTCGCAGTCCACGGCGGACCGGCGCGCAGCGCTGCTCGACGTCGCCAGCGGGGACGCGGGGATCGTCATCGGCACCCACGCGCTCCTGCAGGACGCCGTCGACTTCTACGACCTCGGCCTCGTCGTCGTCGACGAGCAGCACCGGTTCGGGGTGGAGCAGCGCGACGCGCTGCGGGCCAAGTCCGGCGTCCCGCCCCACGTGCTCGTCATGACCGCCACCCCCATCCCGCGCACCGTGGCCATGACGGTCTTCGGAGACCTGGAGGTGTCCACCCTCACCGAGCTGCCCGCCGGGCGACAGGGCATCACCACCGCCGTGGTGCCCGACTGGCGCGACAACTACGTCGACAGGTGCTGGCAGCGCGTCCGGGAGGCCGCCGACGCCGGCCACCAGGTGTACGTGGTCTGCCCCCGGATCGGGGAGGAGGGGGAGGACGACGACGGCGAGGGCGTCCTGGCCGCACCCGACCCCGGCGAGCGCCCCACCCGCTCGGGGCGGCCCCGTCCCGGCGGCGACCACGCGAGCGAGGAGGGCCAGCTCTTCGACGGCCCCCCGGACGAGGGGGAGGGCGAGGGCCGCCGTCCTCCGCGCGGCCTGTACGAGGTGCTCGCCGAGCTGCGGGCCCGGCCCGAGCTGGCCGGGCTGCGCCTGGGCACCCTGCACGGCCGGATGCGCCCTGACGACAAGGACGCCGCCATGCGCGCCTTCGCCGCCGGTGAGCTCGACGTGCTCGTGGCCACCACCGTGGTGGAGGTCGGCGTCGACGTCCCCGGCGCCACCGTGATGGTCGTCGTCGACGCCGAGCGGTTCGGCCTGTCGCAGCTGCACCAGCTGCGCGGCCGCGTCGGGCGCGGTGACCAGCCGGGCCTGTGCCTGCTCATGACCGGCGCCCAGGAGGACGAGGCCGGCCTGGGGCGGCTGAAGAGCTTCGCGGAGACCTCCGACGGCTTCGCCGTGGCCGACCTCGACCTCGCCTCCCGCCGCGAGGGCGACGTGCTGGGCGCCGCCCAGTCCGGGCGCAACAACTCCTCGCTGCGCTACCTCAGGGTGCTCGGCAACGAAGACCTCATCACCCGCGCCCGCCGCTACGCCAGCGACCTCGTGGCCTTCGACCCCGAGCTGGTCGACGCCCCGCGCGTGCGCGAGGCGCTGGAGCGGCTGGAGGAGCGGGAGGCGTTCGTCGAGCGGGGCTGA
- the rnc gene encoding ribonuclease III — protein sequence MTARRRRPVEPPRDQVHARLLEQLGLEVEVELLERALVHRSWSYENGGVPTNERLEFLGDAVLGLVVTDELFHRHPDLPEGRLAKLRSAVVNMRALASVARRLDLGAAVRLGRGEETTGGRDKDSILADTTEAVIGAAYLSCGPDAARELVLRLVGPLLEVSAELGAGLDWKTSLQELGAAHGLGPVEYLVTEEGPDHAKTFAAEATFPEAPADGAGPAPRGRGAGRSKKEAEQEAAASAWRALHAERGATPAVQPLPQGA from the coding sequence CTGACGGCCCGTCGCCGTCGGCCCGTCGAGCCGCCGCGCGACCAGGTCCACGCGCGCCTGCTGGAGCAGCTCGGCCTCGAGGTCGAGGTCGAGCTGCTCGAGCGCGCCCTCGTCCACCGGTCGTGGTCGTACGAGAACGGCGGTGTGCCGACCAACGAGCGCCTGGAGTTCCTCGGCGACGCCGTCCTGGGTCTCGTCGTCACCGACGAGCTGTTCCACCGCCACCCCGACCTGCCCGAGGGCCGTCTGGCCAAGCTGCGATCGGCGGTGGTCAATATGCGCGCCCTCGCCAGCGTGGCGCGCAGGCTCGACCTGGGCGCCGCCGTGCGCCTCGGCCGCGGCGAGGAGACCACGGGCGGTCGCGACAAGGACTCGATCCTCGCGGACACCACCGAGGCCGTGATCGGCGCCGCCTACCTCTCCTGCGGCCCCGACGCCGCCCGGGAGCTCGTGCTGCGCCTCGTCGGCCCGCTGCTCGAGGTGTCCGCGGAGCTCGGCGCGGGCCTGGACTGGAAGACCTCGCTGCAGGAGCTGGGCGCTGCCCACGGTCTGGGGCCGGTGGAGTACCTCGTCACCGAGGAGGGCCCCGACCACGCCAAGACCTTCGCCGCCGAGGCCACGTTCCCCGAGGCGCCCGCTGACGGCGCCGGGCCGGCGCCGCGCGGCCGGGGTGCGGGGCGCAGCAAGAAGGAGGCCGAGCAGGAGGCCGCCGCGTCCGCGTGGCGCGCCCTGCACGCCGAGCGGGGAGCCACCCCCGCGGTCCAGCCGCTCCCGCAGGGCGCCTGA
- a CDS encoding AAA family ATPase, producing MHLKTLSLKGFKSFASATTLHLEPGITCVVGPNGSGKSNVVDALAWVMGEQGARSLRGASMQDVIFAGTAATPTGPGRPPLGRAEVSLTIDNADGALPFAAPEVTITRTMFRAGGSEYAINGTPARLLDVTELLSDTGIGREMHVIVGQGQLDAVLHATPEERRGFVEEAAGVLKHRKRKEKALRKLDAMQAGLVRLTDLAAEVRRQLGPLARQADAARRAQTVQAEVREARSLLLAHDVAQAQAALAADLADEAVAVALREELEQRLAAARTELAAAELTERAAAARLAPAAEACHDLVAQREGLRGTAALAAERERTLGAAAQASATAS from the coding sequence GTGCACCTCAAGACGCTGAGCCTGAAGGGCTTCAAGTCCTTCGCCTCCGCGACCACGCTGCACCTCGAGCCGGGCATCACGTGCGTCGTCGGCCCCAACGGGTCGGGCAAGTCCAACGTCGTCGACGCCCTCGCCTGGGTCATGGGGGAGCAGGGCGCCAGGTCCCTGCGCGGCGCCTCCATGCAGGACGTCATCTTCGCCGGCACCGCCGCCACGCCCACCGGCCCCGGCCGCCCTCCGCTGGGACGCGCCGAGGTCTCCCTCACCATCGACAACGCCGACGGCGCGCTGCCCTTCGCCGCCCCCGAGGTGACCATCACCCGCACGATGTTCCGCGCCGGCGGCAGCGAGTACGCGATCAACGGCACCCCCGCTCGCCTGCTCGACGTCACCGAGCTGCTGTCCGACACCGGCATCGGCCGGGAGATGCACGTCATCGTGGGCCAGGGCCAGCTCGACGCCGTCCTGCACGCCACCCCCGAGGAGCGCCGCGGCTTCGTCGAAGAGGCCGCGGGCGTCCTCAAGCACCGCAAGCGCAAGGAGAAGGCCCTCCGCAAGCTCGACGCCATGCAGGCCGGGCTGGTGCGCCTCACCGACCTGGCCGCCGAGGTGCGCCGCCAGCTCGGCCCCCTGGCCCGCCAGGCGGACGCCGCCCGCCGCGCCCAGACCGTGCAGGCGGAGGTGCGCGAGGCCCGCTCCCTCCTGCTCGCCCACGACGTCGCCCAGGCGCAGGCCGCACTCGCGGCCGACCTCGCCGACGAGGCCGTGGCGGTCGCCCTGCGCGAGGAGCTGGAGCAGCGGCTGGCCGCCGCGCGCACCGAGCTGGCCGCCGCCGAGCTCACCGAGCGCGCGGCCGCCGCGCGCCTGGCGCCCGCGGCCGAGGCCTGCCACGACCTCGTGGCCCAGCGCGAGGGCCTGCGCGGCACGGCGGCGCTGGCCGCCGAGCGCGAGCGCACGCTGGGCGCCGCGGCCCAGGCCTCGGCGACGGCGTC
- the rsmD gene encoding 16S rRNA (guanine(966)-N(2))-methyltransferase RsmD yields the protein MTRIVSGVAGGRRLEVPKGATRPTSDRVREALFSRLEHERDLAGAAVLDLFAGSGALGLEAASRGADRVLLVDSAPAAAATCRRNAAALVLPGVEVRAATALSVLAGGAAAAGFAGGADVVLVDPPYDLPEDALAALLLALVEHGWLAPLAHLVVERSTRSPEPGWPAGVLGLGQKKYGETALWWAEPTGGDQP from the coding sequence GTGACGCGGATCGTGTCCGGCGTCGCGGGCGGACGCCGCCTGGAGGTGCCGAAGGGCGCCACCCGGCCCACGTCGGACCGGGTGCGCGAGGCGCTCTTCTCGCGCCTGGAGCACGAGCGGGACCTGGCCGGCGCGGCAGTGCTGGACCTGTTCGCCGGCTCCGGGGCGCTCGGCCTGGAGGCGGCGAGCCGCGGCGCCGACCGCGTGCTCCTCGTGGACTCCGCCCCCGCGGCCGCCGCCACGTGCCGCCGCAACGCTGCGGCCCTGGTCCTGCCGGGGGTGGAGGTGCGCGCGGCCACCGCGCTGTCGGTGCTGGCCGGTGGCGCCGCGGCGGCGGGCTTCGCCGGGGGCGCCGACGTCGTCCTGGTCGACCCTCCCTACGACCTGCCCGAGGACGCCCTCGCCGCCCTCCTGCTCGCCCTCGTCGAGCACGGCTGGCTGGCGCCCCTGGCGCACCTCGTGGTCGAGCGCTCCACCCGCAGCCCCGAGCCGGGGTGGCCGGCCGGCGTGCTGGGCCTGGGGCAGAAGAAGTACGGCGAGACGGCGCTGTGGTGGGCCGAGCCCACCGGTGGCGACCAGCCGTAG
- a CDS encoding Fpg/Nei family DNA glycosylase, which translates to MPELPEVEVVRRGLARWTTGAVVDAVEVLHPRPVRRHTAGPDDLVARLVGSRVDDVVRRGKFLWFELDTGEALLAHLGMSGQLLLEPPQAPDEKHLRVRLRLSDADSGGALEGRELRFVDQRMFGGLAVVDLLPTPDGLPGGTGGPAPAAAATSGQDDDAVLRLGRPSSPRVPEGVAHIARDPFDPHLDERALVDRLRSRRTGVKRALLDQDLLSGVGNIYADEALWRSRLHGERPASGLTRPAARRLLADVRDVMAEALAQGGTSFDSLYVDVNGASGYFERGLAVYGREGRPCPRCGAPVRREAFANRSSHSCPVCQPRPRSAGAASGKGRG; encoded by the coding sequence GTGCCCGAGCTGCCCGAGGTGGAGGTCGTCCGGCGCGGCCTCGCCCGCTGGACCACCGGCGCCGTGGTCGACGCCGTCGAGGTGCTCCACCCCCGCCCGGTCCGCCGCCACACCGCCGGCCCGGACGACCTCGTCGCCCGGCTCGTGGGGTCCCGCGTGGACGACGTGGTCCGCCGGGGCAAGTTCCTCTGGTTCGAGCTGGACACCGGCGAGGCCCTGCTGGCGCACCTGGGCATGAGCGGCCAGCTGCTGCTCGAGCCGCCGCAGGCCCCCGACGAGAAGCACCTGCGGGTGCGGCTGCGCCTGTCCGACGCCGACAGCGGCGGCGCCCTGGAGGGCCGCGAGCTGCGCTTCGTCGACCAGCGCATGTTCGGCGGCCTCGCCGTCGTCGACCTGCTCCCCACCCCCGACGGCCTGCCCGGCGGCACCGGTGGTCCCGCCCCAGCAGCCGCTGCCACCAGCGGGCAGGACGACGACGCGGTGCTGCGGCTGGGCAGGCCCTCCAGCCCGCGCGTGCCCGAGGGCGTGGCGCACATCGCGCGGGACCCCTTCGACCCGCACCTGGACGAGCGCGCCCTGGTCGACAGGCTCCGCAGCCGGCGGACCGGTGTGAAGCGGGCCCTGCTCGACCAGGACCTGCTCTCCGGCGTCGGCAACATCTACGCCGACGAGGCCCTGTGGCGCTCGCGCCTGCACGGCGAGCGCCCCGCCTCGGGGCTGACCCGTCCGGCGGCGCGGCGGCTGCTCGCCGACGTCCGGGACGTCATGGCCGAGGCCCTGGCCCAGGGCGGCACGAGCTTCGACAGCCTCTACGTGGACGTGAACGGCGCCTCGGGCTACTTCGAGAGAGGGCTGGCCGTGTACGGCCGCGAGGGCCGGCCGTGCCCGCGCTGCGGGGCCCCGGTGCGGCGCGAGGCCTTCGCCAACCGCTCCTCGCACTCGTGCCCGGTGTGCCAGCCTCGCCCGCGCTCGGCCGGGGCCGCGTCCGGGAAGGGCCGTGGCTGA
- the rpmB gene encoding 50S ribosomal protein L28: MAATCDVCGKGPGFGHAISHSHRRTKRRFDPNIQRVRTLENGVTPKRVNVCTSCLKAGKVTR; the protein is encoded by the coding sequence GTGGCTGCCACCTGCGACGTCTGCGGCAAGGGCCCTGGGTTCGGCCACGCCATCTCCCACTCGCACCGCCGCACGAAGCGCCGCTTCGACCCGAACATCCAGCGCGTGCGCACCCTGGAGAACGGCGTGACCCCCAAGCGCGTCAACGTGTGCACCTCCTGCCTCAAGGCCGGCAAGGTCACCCGCTGA
- a CDS encoding MFS transporter: protein MSLTASFAPYAELQRAAGTPYLVTTFAARLPITLVPVSVLAAVTAGTGSVAVGGLAAAATSVGEAVGGPTLGALADRLARRGGQRPVLLAAATVNVLALLVVATGAAALPVPLLLLATLVAGFAMPPIGSFSRARWMRRTPALVPTAMAGESAADEVAYVLGPALAGLVALAGSPATSLLVAAALVAVAVPAFALHPSATAPSSATGADQHEDDGAPRASGDLLRRLAVVIVAAVGMGLFFGGGQTTLTAAAREAGSIGAGGLLVAAMGVGSAFTALAMVAVPARVSLALRLAAAAAVLLVGVGTMAASLALTPSLLALAVATALAGLAVGPAMVTITSMAAERSPAGSGATAMTLVGSGIVVGVGSGAAVAGWLAEHHGALHATGVLAVAALVLLGAAAVAARTGRAPIAPSAPSAPAGAA from the coding sequence GTGAGCCTCACCGCCTCCTTCGCCCCCTACGCAGAGCTGCAGCGGGCGGCGGGCACGCCCTACCTCGTCACCACCTTCGCCGCCCGGCTGCCGATCACCCTCGTGCCCGTGTCCGTGCTCGCCGCGGTCACCGCCGGCACCGGGTCCGTGGCCGTCGGGGGCCTCGCCGCGGCCGCCACGTCGGTCGGGGAGGCCGTCGGCGGCCCCACGCTCGGCGCGCTCGCCGACCGGCTCGCCCGCCGCGGCGGGCAGCGCCCGGTGCTCCTGGCCGCCGCCACCGTCAACGTGCTCGCCCTGCTCGTGGTCGCCACCGGCGCCGCCGCGCTGCCGGTGCCGCTGCTCCTGCTGGCCACCCTCGTGGCCGGGTTCGCGATGCCGCCCATCGGCTCCTTCTCCCGCGCCCGGTGGATGCGCCGCACCCCGGCGCTGGTGCCCACGGCGATGGCGGGGGAGAGCGCCGCCGACGAGGTCGCCTACGTGCTCGGCCCGGCGCTCGCGGGCCTCGTGGCCCTCGCCGGCTCCCCGGCCACGTCGCTGCTCGTGGCCGCCGCGCTCGTGGCGGTCGCCGTGCCGGCCTTCGCGCTGCACCCCAGCGCCACCGCGCCCTCGTCCGCCACGGGCGCGGACCAGCACGAGGACGACGGCGCGCCGCGCGCCAGCGGCGACCTGCTGCGCCGCCTCGCCGTCGTCATCGTCGCCGCGGTGGGCATGGGCCTGTTCTTCGGCGGTGGGCAGACCACGCTGACGGCCGCCGCCCGGGAGGCCGGCAGCATCGGGGCCGGCGGCCTGCTCGTGGCGGCCATGGGCGTCGGGTCGGCGTTCACCGCCCTGGCCATGGTGGCCGTGCCGGCGCGGGTCTCCCTGGCGCTGCGGCTGGCCGCCGCGGCCGCGGTGCTCCTCGTGGGCGTGGGCACCATGGCGGCCTCCCTCGCCCTGACCCCGTCCCTGCTCGCGCTCGCGGTGGCCACGGCGCTGGCCGGCCTCGCCGTCGGTCCGGCCATGGTGACGATCACGTCGATGGCCGCCGAGCGCAGCCCCGCCGGGAGCGGCGCCACGGCCATGACCCTGGTGGGCAGCGGCATCGTGGTGGGCGTGGGCAGCGGGGCGGCGGTGGCCGGCTGGCTGGCCGAGCACCACGGAGCGCTCCACGCGACGGGCGTGCTCGCCGTGGCCGCCCTGGTCCTGCTCGGCGCCGCAGCGGTCGCCGCCCGCACCGGCCGCGCCCCCATCGCCCCCAGTGCCCCCAGCGCCCCGGCGGGTGCGGCGTGA
- a CDS encoding acylphosphatase — MAELRAVVSGVVQGVGFRWWTARRCEQLGLDGGGVNQADGTVLVRATGDADAVEQLLRDLREGTAGRPGRVDDVDVARP; from the coding sequence GTGGCTGAGCTGCGCGCCGTGGTGAGCGGCGTCGTCCAGGGGGTTGGGTTCCGCTGGTGGACCGCGCGCCGCTGCGAGCAGCTCGGGCTCGACGGGGGAGGCGTGAACCAGGCCGACGGCACGGTGCTCGTGCGCGCCACCGGCGACGCGGACGCCGTGGAGCAGCTGCTGCGCGACCTGCGCGAGGGCACCGCAGGTCGTCCGGGCCGTGTGGACGACGTCGACGTGGCGCGCCCCTGA
- the rpmF gene encoding 50S ribosomal protein L32, producing MAVPKRKMSRSNTRHRRSQWKAAPLTLVATTRGSGTEYSLPHTARVVTDAAGTPLYLEYKGRKVKDL from the coding sequence GTGGCGGTCCCCAAGCGCAAGATGTCCCGTTCCAACACCCGTCACCGCCGTTCGCAGTGGAAGGCGGCGCCCCTGACGCTGGTCGCCACCACCCGCGGCAGCGGCACCGAGTACTCCCTGCCCCACACCGCGCGCGTCGTCACCGACGCGGCCGGCACCCCCCTGTACCTCGAGTACAAGGGCCGCAAGGTCAAGGACCTCTGA
- the coaD gene encoding pantetheine-phosphate adenylyltransferase, with translation MHTPTRCVCPGSFDPPTLGHVDVVTRAAALFDEVVVAVHVNPSKTPHWDAAQRVEALRECLDEALPPHTAARVRVEAVEGGLLVDHVRSVGATAVVKGLRSATDVEHEQPMALVNRDLAGVETVLLVADPRWGHVSSSLVRQVHALGGSVAPYVPSAVLRRLLDR, from the coding sequence GTGCACACCCCGACGCGGTGCGTCTGCCCCGGCTCCTTCGACCCGCCGACGCTCGGGCACGTCGACGTCGTCACGCGGGCCGCCGCGCTGTTCGACGAGGTGGTCGTGGCGGTGCACGTCAACCCGTCCAAGACCCCGCACTGGGACGCCGCCCAGCGGGTCGAGGCGCTGCGGGAGTGCCTGGACGAGGCGCTGCCCCCGCACACCGCCGCCCGGGTGCGCGTGGAGGCCGTCGAGGGCGGGCTCCTGGTCGACCACGTGCGCTCGGTGGGGGCCACCGCCGTCGTCAAGGGCCTCCGGTCGGCCACCGACGTCGAGCACGAGCAGCCGATGGCGCTGGTGAACCGAGACCTCGCCGGCGTGGAGACGGTGCTGCTCGTGGCCGACCCGCGCTGGGGCCACGTGTCCAGCTCCCTCGTCAGGCAGGTGCACGCGCTGGGGGGCTCGGTGGCGCCCTACGTGCCCTCCGCGGTGCTCCGCCGGCTGCTCGACCGCTGA
- a CDS encoding nucleotidyltransferase domain-containing protein, whose product MDPVPAALRFVEERWPATSDVVLGGSTAAGTRTATSDVDLLVLGPPGLLGEGRTDEASTHAVSGGVVELFAYTEEGFEHWAALEVRAHRPVIITMLLEGRPLRSSPLLSDLRSRWRPVLEAGPRASARELDALRYVVTDLLDDVGDAQDPAEHRYLQGLLFERTAALVLLSHGRWLASGKHLPRALRRWNAARAEVLVGAFLSGEPERLVAAVEAELAPLGGRLQAGHVR is encoded by the coding sequence GTGGACCCGGTGCCGGCCGCGCTGCGCTTCGTGGAGGAGCGCTGGCCAGCCACGTCCGACGTCGTGCTCGGCGGGAGCACCGCAGCCGGAACCCGCACGGCGACGAGCGACGTCGACCTGCTCGTCCTCGGTCCGCCGGGGCTCCTCGGCGAGGGGCGGACCGACGAGGCGTCCACCCATGCGGTGAGCGGTGGCGTCGTCGAGCTCTTCGCCTACACCGAGGAGGGCTTCGAGCACTGGGCAGCCCTCGAGGTGCGAGCGCACCGTCCTGTCATCATCACGATGCTCCTGGAGGGCCGCCCGCTCAGGAGCAGCCCTCTGCTGTCGGACCTCAGGTCACGGTGGCGCCCGGTGCTGGAGGCGGGGCCCCGCGCGAGCGCCCGTGAGCTGGACGCCCTCCGCTACGTGGTGACGGACCTCCTCGACGACGTCGGCGACGCCCAGGACCCCGCCGAGCACCGCTACCTGCAGGGCCTGCTCTTCGAGAGGACGGCCGCCCTCGTGCTCCTGAGCCACGGCCGGTGGCTCGCGTCCGGCAAGCACCTGCCGCGAGCGCTGCGGCGGTGGAACGCCGCGCGCGCCGAGGTGCTGGTCGGCGCGTTCCTCAGCGGGGAGCCGGAGCGCCTCGTCGCAGCGGTCGAGGCCGAGCTGGCACCCCTGGGCGGCCGGCTGCAGGCCGGTCACGTCCGCTGA